AGTGAAGGATGGCCTAGATGCCAATGCTACGTCTATAGTTGATGATTAGGAGACCCATCAACAAGCAAAGTGTGACCCTATTAAGTCGCCTCATCTACATAGTACAAGGCTCTTCCTTCAGTACCACACCCAAAAATCTTCCCTGTTTGAGCTTCTTTCATAAGAACAGTGCAACTAAGTACTTTAGTCAATTGACTAATAGGCAACAATTTATGAGACAAGTTAGGTATTAAGAGAAGGTTCGTTAAGTGAAAGATGGTAAAATATAAACAGGCCCACTTTGGTCAACATCAACATATTCACCATTGGCTGTTTGGATGTGAGTTTGCGATGTAGGTCCAAGAGATAAAAGGTCACGAAAATCAATTGTCATAGTAGCAGTAGTCCCGCAATCAAATATCAGCTTAGacgaaaaaaatttacataacaGGCCAAGACTATTGTAATTGGGTTGTGAGGGAAAAATGGATGGGGTTTTAAGTGGGCTTGGGTTTTGAGTTTGGTGGGAATCAGATGGGATGGGAGTGTTTTTAGGGCTATGTGGGttttgttcattttaggaaatttttaggaaattttCCTATTGTTGCCTAGTTCTCTCTTTTGATTTTCTCTCATCTTCCTCCTGTTCACCTGTGCCGGTGAGAGATGTCCTATCTTCCGATGTCACGTGCATTGGTGTCTCAGTTGAAAGGGCCTCATTAGTGTTTCAGCATGATCCTCAAAAGTATCTTTCCACCCCATTATTTTTGCAGGATCACCCCCAACTCCTTCAAGAAAGGATTGTAGGGCATCAATCTCATAGGCTTCATCAGGATCATCAAACACATCATCAGCAAACTCAAGCTGGTATATGGACTCACTGGGGACTGAGGACTTCAAAGAATCATGTATAGCAAATTCTACTCTATCCTCCCCCACGCTCATCACTAACTTACCCTTAGCTATATCAATCAAAGTGCTAGCTATCACTAGACAAGGTCTACATAGAACGATGGGGGTCTTAGCATCCTCGGGTATGtccatgatgacaaagtcacaAGATACAGTCAGGTTACCCATTTTCAGGtcaatatcatacaaaataccCTTAGGATAGACAAAGAAGTGATCAACGAGCTGCAAGGTCATCATGGTAGGGGACAACTCATTAACATGCCTAAGTCTCTTATACATGGAATACGACATCAGACTGACACTAGCACCTAGGTCACACAAAGCCCTGTCCACTATATAAAGTTCCCAATTGTGACAGGTATACTGAAACTACCGGGATCCTTTAGCTTAGGAGGCATATCACCAATGATGATAGCATTCACATTCACCTCCTTGGATACCTGAATCACATCATCAAGCTTCTTACTTTGGGATATAATGGACTTAAGCAATTTGGAAAATGCAGGGATCTCAAAAATTTCATCTAAGAAAGGGATTTCTATAGACACAtcttttaaaagctttaaaattttCCCATGTTTCTTCTCTAATTTAGCTTGCGCCAATTATTGAGGAAAAGGCACATGCTTAATTAGAAGGTCCATGACTCTAGACTTAGACTTGACATTACCATCATCATTCACAACAGTCTTACCATCTACCTTATCATTATTAGACTCAGGGTCTACAGAAATACTACCTGTCGGTGTCACCTCTTTTAGGGGAGGATCAACCAATTGCTTACCACTCATTGTTGTCACGGCGTTGATCTGGCCAGGCTCCTTGCCTTTGTGTTCAAGTTGACTAGGAAATTGGTTAGAAACACGCATATTCTGCTGTTGAGACAATTGTGTTACCAGAGTTTCTAGCATCTTCATATACGCGCTACTAGACTGTATGTGTGCCTGCACTATATTTCTAAGCTCTGCAATCCGTGACTCCACATTGAATGGTGGTTTGTAGAGGTGTTGTGGAGGTGGGTGGTTTAACTATTTGGGTCTTTGGTTGAACCCTGGTGAATTGTGCGGTTGTTGGTATGGTGGCGGGTTCAACACATTGGTGCTCTTGTATGAGAAGAACGGGTGATTCTTAGTGCCTGCATTGTAAGTGTTAGAGAAAGGATCATTCACTGGCCTACCGTACAAAGCATTTGCCTCCTCGTAAACGTGGGGTCATGTGCTTGAACAATGACTATAAACACCGCAGGTATCGCACATAGAAACATTATTAACTGAAGATCCAGAAGCACTACTTACCATACTTAACTTGGCTATCTGTTCGGATAGAGCGGCCATCTGTTTTGTGAGATCCTTGATGGCCTCACTGTCTGTAGTGTCCTTGTACGATGCTCTTTTCCTCTCATTACCCCAAGAAAAACTATTCTTGGCCATGGT
The Amaranthus tricolor cultivar Red isolate AtriRed21 chromosome 11, ASM2621246v1, whole genome shotgun sequence DNA segment above includes these coding regions:
- the LOC130827339 gene encoding uncharacterized protein LOC130827339, which codes for MKMLETLVTQLSQQQNMRVSNQFPSQLEHKGKEPGQINAVTTMSGKQLVDPPLKEVTPTGSISVDPESNNDKVDGKTVVNDDEKKHGKILKLLKDVSIEIPFLDEIFEIPAFSKLLKSIISQSKKLDDVIQVSKEVNVNAIIIGDMPPKLKDPVDRALCDLGASVSLMSYSMYKRLRHVNELSPTMMTLQLVDHFFVYPKGILYDIDLKMGNLTVSCDFVIMDIPEDAKTPIVLCRPCLVIASTLIDIAKGKLVMSVGEDRVEFAIHDSLKSSVPSESIYQLEFADDVFDDPDEAYEIDALQSFLEGVGGDPAKIMGWKDTFEDHAETLMRPFQLRHQCT